The DNA segment CTCACACACTGGCTGTGGACTCTAAGAACCTTTTGGATGCCGTGGACCAAGCTCGTGTGCGAGCAAATATTGCCAAACCTAAACCTAGCTGATGTGCTCTAGCTTGGTggtgtattttaattttttaaaggaatGGCTCAGACATTTGGGCTGCCCACTAACTTCGTTTAAATGATTTGGATATAATGTAAAAGGAAAGGACAGAGAAAAGATTATAGCCTTAACGGTATAGCTTTTTCCGATTCTCTGGCACAGCATTtcctcttttgtttatttatgattatagACTAGAACGAAAGCTGGGCTTTctttgaaataatattttgaatatgagcattttatttgtattgcatgtTCAATTTGCTAATAGTCATTTTCATATCAAAAGTACTTATCTTTCCGAAATCAGAgattattttgtgtatatttttttatcaaacagaACAAATGCATTATCTGGAGAATTTGGAACACgagatattttaaaaaatgaatgtagCATCTCTGTTCTGCAATTCTGTAAATAGTAAATAACAGTAGTTAAATACTAGAATTAGTGAActataaaaaggaaaaagtttGCAGTAGACAGTATTTTTGATTTAAATGTCATCGTGTTCTCATATTTTAGTgccatattattttattaacatttttattattctcatgacaataaaatatttctgaaatgCAATGTGCGCATTTCCTTGTGTAAACATTACAGTAGTCCTCACGTTGAATTTAAAACTTTGAAACAGAAAGGTCATTGCAACAGACagtcactaacacacaccagcaGGGGGAGCATTTGGCACCCAAAAAGCGGCAGTAATAAAAATACTAaagcttaaaaataaaaggacaCTTTAGTGTTCATAGTTGTTGACAATAGATTTATTAACATAATGTTTAAATGTCATTATAATCtgattgaatgtaaaaaaatctatttcgtgttaatgaaagtaaaacacactgaaagcattttCTGTAAAAACAGTTAATTTTTCCATGTTCTTATCTTATGGaagaaaatataagaatataaatataagaaaaaatgacagatttttcaATGGCCCTTTAAAGATTTGCATCCATGAATGAATAATGCCTTTTGATCTGTTAGGTGATTAAAGTAAAATGACACTACAGACATTCAATGTAAACTGAACTGCATTACTCTTAGGCTGGGTCACAAATCCCTCGCCCCTTTCAAAAAGGTTAATTTTGCATATTATTTTGAAGGTTGTTCTATCTATGCATGTGGAAGTCACAGGGCTCAGAAACAGTATTATATGAGGAAATGTCAGTTCATTCAAGGAGAGCAGAGAATGCTGCTCGCACAGGAGCGATGGCTGAGAGTCACGGCTGAGAGGATCTAAACTATTACAACAATTGAATGTGACCTCAGTTAATACCTGAATGAACTGATATACTCTGTCCCAAACTCATTACATCAAtggcaatacacacacatatcctcAATGCTGCAAAAGGTCTGCAAAGGCTGgttgttaaaatgtatttttaatgcagTGAAAGCAACAACAGATCCAAAGTAAAAAAGCacgaaaaaaaattattgttcttttcttttaaaatgcagTCATCTCTAGGGCAGGTCTTGGCCCAGTTGTACAGGTTGAACATTGCTCAGAGACCTGATGTCTTTATCAGTAAGCCCATGGCAAGCAGCTAGATCATCCCCGAGAGCCAGGGAGGCAAGAAGAGGCCAACTGTCCCCAGCAGGCATACAATGATGAACATCCAGAGGAAGATGCGGTCAATCACCATTGCTACATATTTCCAGTCCTCCTTGACCTATGATAGGACACAAACCACAAGGCTGATTCCCACTGGGTAAGATGTGAAAGGCTAAGAATGATGAAGAGGCTTTCAGAGAGGCATTGGATGTGGTAgagaatgtaaatatttatgaagCAATTCAGATACATTAGCAAACAATAGCTGATTTCTATAAAACTTTAATTAACTATTGTGGAttgaatgtaataaataacaaaaaaagaacaatctGCACAGACTGAAAAGGTCTTAGTATAAAAGAGAAATAGAAcatctgtaaaatgttttcacAATTATTTTCAACGTAGTTTTCCTGCTAAAACACATCTAACATTCAATCATTCGGCTTCAGTAATTGCTTTATCCTGGCCATTGTCATGATTTCAATCATATGTCAGGagaagaacatgcaaaactttACATAAACAGTAACCCGGAACTCAGGATTGAATCTGGgatcctggagctgtgaggcagcaacAATCCAGTACATGCTACAACAATGTGCAGCCCaatatctataataataattacctgAGTTGTGTTGGGAAAACCAGAAGTCAATTTACTAAGCAGTTTCAACACAACCTCATACAAAAACATGACAGGGGTAAGCATTCAAGATTTACTTACGGAGAAGTCTGTGTCCTCAACATGCAAGTAATCTGCAATGTATTGCACTCCCTCCAAGGCCTGTAGTAGACCTGGGGAGCACGGCAGTCTCGACCCAGACTCCAGATGGCTCAGGTTGGCAGGTCGTTGAATGAGCGTTATCCTTTGTCCTTGCTGTTGCATGTCACACTTTTTCAGTGAGTTCTCAGAGTCAGACAAGTTTAAAGATGTAGCAGGAGAGAATGAACAGGCTGCATTGCCCTTTTTATTCCAGAGTACACCCACATCCAAATCTGTCTCCTGCTGCAGCCAACTTTTAGAGGTGCTGAGATTAGAGCACTGACTTGGAGCATGTCTCTTTTCTTGTTGCTGGTGACGTGTCTGCCCAGGCTCTGGACGCTTCATAAAGAGAAAACGTGGGATAAATCCCAAGAATACAGACTGAACCCAGCATGGCATCTTGTGAGTACTGGGAGAGCGGTGGTGCACGTTCAGTACAAAcacagtgatgacgatggagAGAGTTACAAAAATCATAGTGAAGAGCAGGTACTCTCCAATGAGGGGGATGACCAGAGAGGTGGACGGAATTATCTCAGTAATGAGCAAGAGGAAGACCGTCAGGGAAAGTAGAACAGATATACATAGTGTGATCTTCTCCCCACAGTCTGAAGGCAGGTAGAAAACCAGCACGGTCAGGCAGGAGATAAGCAAGCAGGGGATGATAAGGTTAATTGTGTAGAATAGAGGAAGGCGACGAATGATGAAGAAATAGGTGATATCTGGGTAAATTTCATGACAGCAGTCATATTTTTTGGTGTTGTATGTGCCGACAGCATTCACTATGGCCCACTCCCCACTCTCCCAATAATCCTTCAGGTCCACAGTTTTTTCGATGCGCTCCAGGTCAATTTTGGCTTTGTCATATGTCCAAGAGCCAAACTTCATTTTGCAGTTTTGCTGATCAAAGGGGAAGAACGTGACATCAATGCTGCATGAGCTCTTGTAGATGGCTGGCGGCACCCAACGCACTTTCCTGTGTAGAACAGGTGGGCTTTGGTCATGTGAGTTACAGCAAACTCACCATCTGCACTATGAGAGAACATCAGCATTAATAACTGTTACCCAGGACTGGGTGTGCAAGTTATTATAcctgaatttattaattaattaaacatgcaaaaataaaatgtaatgtgcCTTTCATAATTAACATTCCAATCTCCTTAACATCAGATTAATTGAATATTTCTTATCTCTTATATTTATTAGTGCCTCTTTCATCTATGCGGTTCTAATTAGATAGTACTCTATGCACTGTGGTTGCAGCAGAAGTTGCTTCTGGTATCTGATGTAACAGGACATTAATTCTTCTATTTTTAATAAGACAGCAGATCTGCTTCACAGATAAAGCCTGTGGTTCCACAAATAGGCATGCCATTTAATGTTTCATTAGTTGCTTTAATAACTACAAAATTGTTATTCCACGGCTTGTCTGTTGAATTTCACACACCATTGTCCCAGAgaagaaaaggcatatgagtaccgatataaagatatatacttCAAGACCCATACTAACTAGAACAATAAAAGGACACTTTCAATCATTTTAACAATGTTAGGTATATATCGAACTTGTCAAAATATATACCTTTTTTTGGTGACATAACTCTTTTCATTGAGATATGCTTCCTACACTGAATGTTTCAATGTTGCAGCACATCTAAAGAGTAAATCAGACTTACTTATTATACAGGACAATGTCTGGTACCCAGATCAACTCTGATGGGACCCTGATGGATGTTACATTGTCATAATCGGAGGGCTCCCAGCGCAGTTTATAGTCGTTCCATTCCTGCAGTTAAAAACACATCATATATAAATGAtttgtatatctttttttatatatatatctcatatctATTTGCTATATCTCATAGcaaaacataaattttttttaaatgaagtcaAAAAATATGAGGAGTCTTGCCACCAGCTTCTATATTTcacatatgtataaaaaaaaaacaaaaaacagcaaaacactTAAATTGCACGGTCGTAGATGAAATCACCTGCTTCAGCCATACATTTGTCGTCATCATCTGATTTTTCTCATCCTGCCAAAAAGCAACAGAATCAGAGTAATTACACtcaaagacaaagaaacaaaccTATTAATAAGACTTATATCACTGTATTAAACTCTGAATAAACTCTTTTTTTAACCAGCAATCTGTTGAATGTGAACAACAttccattaaaatgtaaacagcctaaattgcatttttctgtttctgtctatGTTGTAAGTGTGTAGgggaaagacaaaaagacataCCACATCAatcagctgagcaattgagagGCCGAACTTGACAATTACTACATCAGTAATATTCTGCACTGGTCTGGACCACTTATTGTAGGTACTAAAGAGCCTTTTAAAGAGCTCGTCTTCAGCATATGCATGAGTCCAGTCATCTGCAAATGGTAGatggttgattaaaaaaaaaatctaatcagagTAATTGTGCAGGTCAATTTAGCAGGATATTTGGAATTATTTGACCGGTTTCACaaattgaaattattattattattattattattttataaaaacaggcAGAAACGGATCTAAAGATGTTAAAACACTTAAAGGTTAAAAACGTTGGGAAAGTTTTCCCTGCAGTATCACAAGTCAAATTCCAGTTCAGAGATTCTAAAAATCCCACAGTAGCGCATCTGAAATTTGTCAAGTATATTTTTCTAcactcaaacaaacacatatatattaaatatgtaacTCGCATTACCAGCTGCACAGACCCAGCAGCGCAACGCCgccaagaacaaaaaaagatccCGTCCCATGTCCTTATTTCCGACAAAAGGCGACGCTCGACAGACAGCCTTAAATGATGTCCAGATGTCATTTACATGATGTCCTCCTTAGTTGCGCTCTTCAGTTTAAGTGCAAGTGCATATAGGGTTGCCAGGTATTCATAATAAATATCACACTTAGCGGGAAGAATTAAACAGTAGTAGTCACCCGGAATATAACATGATGTTGGTTTgtggaataaaatatatacatataattatatattgaaaaagaacagaagatGGCAACTGAAATGGTTAGCAAATACACGTTAAAAACTGCACCTGGCAACATCGTCTTCGCTTCTCAGCGCTCCCTGAAATGGAAAATTCAGCCAATGGGGTCTGAATGCGTTTCCATATTCTAACTAAGGGGGGTTTATGTTTTCTATGGGATTCCCTATTCTGTATAAACAGAACGGCACAAGATCCTACCAGTGAATTAATTTAGAAATATCGAACAGGGAACCATATTATTTGATAATTGAGATATTTCTGGATTTGActttgtgatttcttttttgcaaaaagaaaaataacaacaataaatcgaaaataaataaaacctgagaACCGTGATGTGTCAGTCAGCGGGATATTTCCAACATTAAAATATCAAGTACATTTCAAGAATGTGACAAGTTAAATCTTGTCTTTACACTTGTGAAACTGGTTAATCAATTGAAATATAACACCTAACCACACTTTTAACAAGCTgtcctttccagccatatgtggttcttccccaaactgttaccacaaagtattggatgtctttggatgtgctagatttaaatctttgttttcttgaacttggagacccaaacctgctccagcataataatgcccctgtgcacaaagccagctccataaagtgTTAAAGTGAGCAGAGTCTTAAGGAGATTGCTGCAGACCTCTGAACTCATACCCTTTAAAAACCTTTGGGGTGAAATGGAatgctgtctgcaccccaggtctcctcaccctacatcagtgagcaaaaatctccacaaccacagtTTACAATatagtggaccatcttcccagaataatAGAGGTTATTATGCcagcaaattggaactaaatttgaaatgagatgttcaaaaagcacatgacaTCTTAAGGTCAAGTGTGCCTAAACTTTTGgttcatataatataataacaccTATACAGCGATATATGCATAATGTTGTGTTCGTCCCACTTGTGCCACCCGAAAACGTCTCTGATCAATTGAAGAATGGAATTTTGAACTTCTGAAGGTGTGATGGAAACAGGCACCACAATGTTGGCTAGAGATTCCTGTAAGTTGCAAGATGGGGCAAGCCACCAAATTTTCTATTTATCCAATGATGATGTTTACATGCCTTTTGTCTACATTTGGTGGTGGACACGGGTCAGCAGGGGTACTGTGACTAGTCTGTGGCTGAACCTGTTGACAGGTAGCCTCAGATTGGTCACAGTACAATAGACATGTAAGTGTCAGAAATGGACCATAGAACAATGGAAGAAGGTTGTCTGGTGGTTTCTTGTACTACTTTTGGTAGATACTAGCCTCTGCATATCAGCCACTTTAAAGATGTTCTGGCCCCATGGCTTAACCATCAAAATTTGAACTTGCTTAGATTCTTACacttgcttattttttttttactacattcaTTTAAGAACTGACTGTTACTTACTTGCTACTTAATATATCTCACCCATTGACAGGTGCCACTGCTACTCAAATACGgacaaaacacagaacaaaaacaTAGGTGTCACAGTTTGGCCAATAAGTGTTCAACATGCATGTATGATATATCTACTCATAGCTGGTATGAAGTAGGTAACAACCTATACAATACCGTTCCAGAATTTTACTTCAGAATTGTAGGAAACGGTAACAATTCATCCCTATAAAAATGAAAGGGGGCAATTTAGCACTTCACAGCTTAATTGTGGTTTGCCCAACATGCCAGTACGACATATGAACTCATACCTGGTGGGCAGTAGGCAATGCCCATACACCCTGGTATCACAGGAAAATATGGAATAATGGCAATAATCTGCCCCATAGAAAATTATGGAGAATCATTCACAGTCACTGAGAAACAAACAAGGCATGAACACTGTGAAAGGCAAACAACTGCATACATGCTATACATCAAAGCAAACAGCTTGGTGAGGAGAACTGCATCATGGCATCATGGCAGATTCCAATACTGTATGTTTCAGCCAATAAGAGCCTTATGggtaaaaaacccaaaaaaaaacattactcaCAAAAGTGTATCTTTGACTTGTGACATTATTATAGCCTAGTGTGGGGAAaacaccactatatatatatatatatatatatatatatatatatatatatatatatatatatatatatatatataatcctacAACAGAAATGGAAAACCAGTACCGACACGGACATGTGGAATGGTGGGTAAATTTGTGAAATCCACATGGCATCACTTTCTTGTTATCCAAGTAAGTTACGGAATCACAAATGTTTAGGCAATGTGTATGTTCCACAGTGTGGACATTTGTATTCTGGATaccatattaaaatattaactaACAAAATATTTGACATCCCAAAGCTTAAGAATCATGGACATGtgacctgaccttgacccttgtcagctgaaggccaatatcaaatctcccctttatctccaagattctagaaagtTTATCATGTAAATAGCATTACCAGgatagccttctttcaccttggaaatattgctaaaatttgaaatatgatgtctttacaggatgcagaaaaactaggtCATGCTTTGGTTACATCTAGATTTGACAATTGTAaggctttactgtctgggtgtttgagtaagtgcataaataggcttcagttagtccagaacgCAGCATcaagagtccttactagatctacaaaatatgaccacatcacccttGTTTAAATCACTCTACACTGgatcccaattaaatctcgcattgattataaaatactactactgacgtatgcAGCACTTAACACTgtcacagtatctgagtgaacttctgtaacATTATGATCCCCACATCCACTTAGATCAAAAGTTGCAgactatttgttggtacctcaaataatgaagactacagcaggggccagagctttctcttacaaagccccacagttatggaacagccttctaattagtgtttgggactcagacacagactcagtaaaatctgctttgagacaatgtatattgttattagtgctatacaaataaaattgaattgaattaaattaaattaaatttatgtaaaaaatgctCAGTACAGTAGAGAAAGTTGATTGCTgggtaaatgtaattaatgttttgttgtttctgTGTAAATAGCATAAAGGTACATGGAAATTGTACTATAAactcaaatatatattattcaagTAATACTTGCAAAAAGTAATAATTATGCAATTATCACCTGTTGCATATCAGTGTTCTgttcatgaaaaaaagaaaataaatatttaattaaatatttttagaagATGCATCTTTATAGACAAGAGAGCACAGAAATTATTCCCCTTTAAAATCCCCCAAAGCCCTCCTTCTCATTCAGCTGCCTGCTGGGCTTAAATTTGACATCTCAATATCATCCACCTGCTGAGATAATATACTGATGCCTGCTAAGTTTCTAATGTGCAAGTACCATAATCCAATTTTCATTTTAGAATTTGAACACTGTCTATACTTTAAAACTACCAGATTCtctttcattaaaatgtttgttgGTCTGTTGATTTAGTTTTATCTGTATTTACTAATGCTTTAACcctaacattctctctctctctctctctctctctctctctctctctctctctttctctctctctctctctctctttctgtaatctttttctttgcagctgaagcacatttttatttatgcaaatatgtTGCATGTATTCAATAGCCCTATTTAGAACTTTGTTTGGCGGATATAGGCATTTTGTTTTGCATAGAAATCATCCCTAAATACATCAAATGTGTAAGTATATCACCCGAATATTCTTGCATTAAAAGGGTTTGatattttcaaatgtaaaagCACAGTACTGTTTCTCCTGATGAGGTTAGTTTACAGTTATGGATTTAAAATGCATGAAGTTAGGTTTGCACTATGACGTAAATTAAACACACTGATACAATAAGCTTTCTAAgaactgaataaaatatttggcCTAAGTGTGGGTCCTGGAGGTTACTCTAACGTGACATAAATTTGTCAGGAACTCATTATCCTTAGCCTAGGCATTATACATAATCAGACTTGGTAATATAATGTTGGctttacttatatattttttacactgaTGATTTTGGCCATAAAATATGGTTTATGTGATgctaaaactacaaaaaaaaaataaattaatgactGCAGCTAATGGCaaactatattattttatatacttacTTGTATATCTAAAATTCTTTAGATTTTTAGTCCAAACATCTGAACTCCTGAACTAAAACTCTGGACTCTAGAACTGCACCCAACAAGtcagaaaatattaaataaataaaaatcctaaCAATTAAACTTGTACTGCATTTATAGATATGGTTTATCacataaaacatttgttaaaaccTAAAAAATGGTTGAGAGTTTCTACTCTGCTTTCTGCAGTTGGTTTCTGATGATGGCTCTATAAGCTTCATTGGtggaaaaaatgacattttaggACAGCTTATTTCATCTGtggattttttcattttaaatggcaAGTTGCATAAATTGCTTAGTAGTAAGTTATTTTGTGTGGAGGTCAGGCACTTTGAGGAAGCTATACTTTAGGTTTATGCAGCCATAAACACACTGTCAACCAAACGCCTGTGCACAATTAATGCTCTCACGAACAACAAACCATAATCTAAAACTTTAACATGAACTGAGAACATTGCGAAAGATTCActctgctctctctcacagtctttaTATCTCAAACTCTCTAATCCTCTTCTACTGTACACCTGTAACActgtcttatttttatttatgtaaaatactgtatgtgttcaGTAGTCCGTTTTAGA comes from the Silurus meridionalis isolate SWU-2019-XX chromosome 8, ASM1480568v1, whole genome shotgun sequence genome and includes:
- the chrna2a gene encoding LOW QUALITY PROTEIN: neuronal acetylcholine receptor subunit alpha-2a (The sequence of the model RefSeq protein was modified relative to this genomic sequence to represent the inferred CDS: inserted 1 base in 1 codon); the encoded protein is MGRDLFLFLAALRCWVCAADDWTHAYAEDELFKRLFSTYNKWSRPVQNITDVVIVKFGLSIAQLIDVDEKNQMMTTNVWLKQEWNDYKLRWEPSDYDNVTSIRVPSELIWVPDIVLYNNADGEFAVTHMTKAHLFYTGKXRWVPPAIYKSSCSIDVTFFPFDQQNCKMKFGSWTYDKAKIDLERIEKTVDLKDYWESGEWAIVNAVGTYNTKKYDCCHEIYPDITYFFIIRRLPLFYTINLIIPCLLISCLTVLVFYLPSDCGEKITLCISVLLSLTVFLLLITEIIPSTSLVIPLIGEYLLFTMIFVTLSIVITVFVLNVHHRSPSTHKMPCWVQSVFLGFIPRFLFMKRPEPGQTRHQQQEKRHAPSQCSNLSTSKSWLQQETDLDVGVLWNKKGNAACSFSPATSLNLSDSENSLKKCDMQQQGQRITLIQRPANLSHLESGSRLPCSPGLLQALEGVQYIADYLHVEDTDFSVKEDWKYVAMVIDRIFLWMFIIVCLLGTVGLFLPPWLSGMI